Proteins encoded by one window of Tunturibacter psychrotolerans:
- a CDS encoding peptide-N4-asparagine amidase has translation MQQTVTGPRVVKPLHTLSNLLLLASTCIGAAQAQVVLAPSTPQVGSSNPVSAEPSVTRPNVKPCTVSLLTNAPFDNFNATTFNYAPPAACPGPWAKVVLTADFTVSAGNQFDRSAWFYLGDVNIFFGTTAEPRNNLSPSWHIERDVTDLTAVLKTAQPGSATIGNIVNSTDTSTIFANAALEFFPASPLALAPATPDIVVGLSSGSNPAALNTTADQVSQTVNLPRNVEKVYLDVFAQSQIDDEFWYLCVPNDQTGPLESCGNTAFRETEISIDGKPAGVAPVYPFIFTGGIDPFLWEPLPGVQTLDFKPYRVDLTPFAGVLGDGNQHTVAVSVFNADNFFNATANLLVFTDHGSREVSGGLISNTLSAAPTPHVNENLTTSSTGVVTGTVSVGSNRTFSISGFVNTSHGRVETTVEQKVDFLNTQTFNVNQNIGADVQNVVQTSTVDSQTTTRQGFLLETVNKHVSYPLTVDFSFTPNSGGSFTQTTTVNQQNQQTDSKALNGFPLFESNTQEQVISKDALSINAADQITAAVGNSSASFQSNDSLGNCFSRSLTAESQVLTSVTDGKGCKQQKRF, from the coding sequence ATGCAGCAAACAGTAACTGGCCCGCGCGTCGTCAAACCTCTCCACACCCTTTCAAATCTACTTCTGCTTGCCTCAACTTGCATTGGCGCTGCTCAGGCGCAAGTCGTCCTCGCTCCCTCAACCCCCCAGGTGGGCTCTTCCAATCCTGTCAGCGCGGAACCGTCCGTTACGCGGCCCAACGTCAAACCTTGCACCGTTTCCCTGCTTACCAACGCACCCTTTGACAACTTCAACGCAACTACTTTCAATTACGCCCCGCCCGCAGCTTGTCCCGGCCCCTGGGCCAAGGTCGTCCTTACGGCAGACTTCACCGTCTCCGCAGGAAACCAGTTCGACCGCTCCGCCTGGTTTTATCTCGGCGACGTCAACATCTTCTTCGGCACTACTGCCGAACCCCGCAACAACCTCAGCCCCTCCTGGCACATTGAACGCGACGTCACCGACCTCACCGCGGTTCTCAAAACCGCGCAGCCGGGCTCTGCCACTATCGGCAACATCGTCAACTCCACGGACACGAGCACTATCTTTGCCAACGCCGCGCTGGAGTTCTTTCCTGCTTCGCCGCTCGCCCTCGCTCCTGCCACGCCGGACATCGTCGTAGGGCTCAGCTCCGGCAGCAATCCTGCCGCGCTCAACACCACAGCCGACCAGGTCAGCCAAACCGTCAATCTGCCGCGCAACGTGGAGAAGGTCTATCTCGACGTATTCGCCCAGAGCCAGATCGACGATGAGTTCTGGTACCTCTGCGTGCCCAACGACCAGACCGGCCCGCTCGAGAGCTGCGGCAACACCGCCTTCCGCGAGACTGAGATCAGCATCGACGGCAAGCCCGCCGGTGTCGCGCCTGTCTATCCCTTCATCTTCACCGGCGGCATCGATCCCTTCCTCTGGGAGCCACTCCCCGGTGTCCAGACCCTCGACTTCAAGCCCTACCGCGTCGACCTCACTCCCTTTGCCGGCGTGCTCGGCGATGGTAACCAGCACACCGTCGCTGTCAGCGTCTTCAACGCCGACAACTTCTTCAACGCAACCGCGAACCTGCTCGTATTCACCGACCACGGCAGCCGCGAGGTTAGTGGTGGGCTGATCAGCAACACCCTCAGCGCGGCCCCAACTCCGCACGTCAACGAAAACCTGACAACCAGCTCAACCGGAGTCGTAACGGGCACAGTCTCGGTCGGCTCCAACCGCACCTTCTCCATCAGCGGCTTCGTCAACACCTCGCACGGCCGAGTCGAAACCACGGTCGAACAAAAGGTCGACTTCCTCAACACCCAGACCTTCAATGTCAACCAGAACATCGGAGCCGACGTGCAAAACGTTGTCCAGACCAGCACCGTCGATTCGCAGACCACGACCCGACAGGGCTTCTTGCTGGAGACAGTGAATAAGCATGTGTCGTATCCGCTGACGGTGGACTTTTCCTTCACTCCCAACTCGGGTGGCTCCTTCACCCAGACAACGACGGTGAATCAGCAGAATCAGCAGACCGATTCAAAGGCTCTCAACGGATTCCCTCTATTCGAGAGCAACACCCAGGAGCAGGTCATCTCCAAGGACGCCTTGTCGATCAATGCCGCCGACCAAATCACGGCTGCAGTCGGCAACTCGAGTGCTTCCTTTCAGAGCAATGACTCGCTCGGTAACTGCTTCAGCCGTTCGCTCACAGCCGAGAGCCAGGTGCTGACCTCCGTCACCGACGGCAAGGGTTGTAAACAGCAGAAGCGGTTCTAG
- a CDS encoding YtcA family lipoprotein translates to MPLATLCGCRRAPSIGIYGSYFPGWLICLVLGIALTVAIHLVLRRLGYEARLNPLGLVYIALSITLTCLLWLALFY, encoded by the coding sequence ATGCCGTTGGCCACGCTCTGCGGCTGTCGTCGGGCACCGTCGATCGGCATCTACGGCTCTTATTTTCCCGGATGGCTGATTTGCCTTGTCCTCGGTATCGCACTCACCGTAGCGATACATCTCGTGCTGAGGCGGCTGGGGTATGAAGCTCGTTTGAATCCACTTGGCCTTGTGTACATCGCGCTTTCGATTACTCTCACCTGTCTGTTGTGGCTGGCTCTCTTTTACTAG
- a CDS encoding PP2C family protein-serine/threonine phosphatase gives MAQRPWGEQGHPSYTGFAWYRLHLSLNPASGNRSDFGLLVPHLDDIYEVYWNGRSIGRSGRFPPSPIWYRSSDEPTIYTLSPGTTQSPERELQGTIAIRVWKAPLLSDDSGHSGGFEGAPVVGSPDSVAAYKTTLDYQWLRSNLVSFSEYLLYGIAGFLSFLSWLRDRQQRTLLWMTGFALSPLVRLVLYGLRIAWPVGLSNALGPPLSSIRDISLWFLLLWLLHLGDNQSLIRLIRRVAIVSMSVAVLDGLVSMLDASVGWFWLIQIADAVLTGIYFITAAMPLLLVALAIKQRRRLDLARRLVVIAAFLSGMMQVVQGLAPQGSRFTHWTLANKLREPIFLIRGSAVSLPTLTGTFLLVALVYAIYRTSMEDRRRRSLLDHEMSSARELQQVLIPETVPSVRGFAITSSYRPALEVGGDFFQIIPLDDDFTLVILGDVSGKGIKAAIAVSLIVGLVRVLVETTQSPAQLLTELNQRLCGRLRGGFATCLTLRVDPHGNCLIASAGHPPPYLNDQELEVSGSFPLGLFPAVAYEESWLRLQINDHLALYTDGLLEARNKTGEIYGFDRVRELFATLPDAARATEAAVLFGQDDDITVVTLVHVPSGEKSTDLSAISLNF, from the coding sequence ATGGCACAGAGACCCTGGGGCGAGCAAGGGCACCCCAGCTACACCGGCTTCGCCTGGTACCGCCTGCACCTTTCGCTCAACCCAGCCTCGGGCAATCGCAGCGACTTCGGACTCCTCGTACCGCATCTTGACGACATATACGAGGTCTACTGGAATGGACGCTCCATCGGCCGCAGCGGAAGATTTCCTCCTTCTCCCATCTGGTACAGATCTTCCGACGAGCCGACAATCTACACTCTTAGCCCCGGGACCACTCAGTCACCGGAGCGCGAGCTTCAAGGCACCATCGCCATCCGCGTTTGGAAAGCGCCTCTTCTCTCCGACGATTCCGGGCACTCTGGAGGGTTCGAGGGAGCCCCGGTAGTAGGCTCTCCCGACTCCGTCGCCGCCTATAAAACCACATTGGACTACCAGTGGCTCCGCTCCAATCTGGTCTCTTTCAGCGAGTACCTCCTGTACGGAATCGCCGGCTTCCTCAGCTTTCTCTCCTGGCTTCGGGACCGGCAGCAGCGAACTCTCCTATGGATGACCGGCTTCGCCCTGAGCCCGCTGGTCCGGCTAGTCCTCTATGGCTTGCGCATCGCGTGGCCCGTCGGATTATCAAACGCCCTAGGGCCGCCCCTCTCCTCGATTCGCGACATCTCTCTCTGGTTTCTTCTTCTCTGGCTTCTACACCTCGGCGACAACCAATCGCTGATTCGCCTTATCCGTCGCGTCGCCATCGTGAGCATGTCCGTCGCTGTCCTTGACGGCCTCGTCTCCATGCTGGACGCGAGCGTGGGGTGGTTCTGGCTTATTCAGATTGCGGATGCAGTGCTCACCGGGATCTACTTTATTACCGCTGCCATGCCGCTTCTCCTCGTCGCTCTCGCCATCAAACAACGGCGCCGCTTGGATTTAGCTCGCAGGCTGGTGGTTATCGCCGCATTTCTGTCAGGCATGATGCAGGTTGTCCAGGGATTGGCTCCCCAGGGCAGTCGTTTCACGCATTGGACTCTTGCCAACAAGCTGCGCGAGCCCATCTTCCTGATCCGCGGTAGTGCTGTGTCCTTACCCACACTGACCGGAACCTTCCTGCTCGTCGCCCTTGTCTACGCGATCTATCGCACTTCGATGGAGGACCGTCGTCGTCGCAGCCTTCTCGATCATGAGATGAGCAGCGCCCGTGAACTCCAGCAAGTGCTCATCCCCGAGACGGTACCGTCGGTACGTGGCTTCGCGATTACCAGCTCCTATCGTCCCGCACTTGAAGTTGGTGGAGACTTCTTTCAGATCATTCCCCTCGATGACGACTTCACCCTCGTCATCCTTGGCGATGTGAGCGGCAAAGGCATCAAGGCCGCCATCGCGGTCTCACTCATCGTCGGACTCGTGCGAGTCCTGGTTGAAACGACGCAGAGCCCTGCCCAACTGCTCACTGAACTAAATCAACGCCTATGCGGTCGGTTGCGAGGCGGCTTTGCCACGTGTCTAACCCTGCGTGTTGATCCCCACGGTAATTGCCTCATAGCCAGCGCCGGACATCCCCCACCCTATCTCAACGATCAAGAACTCGAGGTCTCCGGCTCTTTCCCACTCGGATTGTTTCCTGCCGTTGCTTATGAGGAGAGCTGGCTGCGCTTGCAGATAAACGATCACCTCGCCCTCTACACCGACGGTTTACTCGAAGCCCGCAACAAGACCGGAGAGATTTACGGCTTCGATCGGGTCCGCGAACTCTTCGCAACGCTCCCCGACGCCGCCAGGGCAACAGAAGCCGCGGTGCTTTTCGGCCAGGACGACGACATCACCGTCGTCACCCTGGTCCATGTACCCAGTGGAGAAAAATCAACCGATCTCTCGGCCATCAGTCTGAACTTTTAA
- a CDS encoding FUSC family protein, with product MRNELEPYPGRLEKTVQYTVATVLAAILVLTFRLPSAVLGVYYPLLLMQDTPAASFRAAKKCILFLFVAAIWVLCAAVFVLGSSLLHFLWVVCTLFLACWLIEAGEDHAAATSFGLYVATGIDVLDAQISPDVRFETILYILLSLLIGIATFLAVQYIFATDKEPNGVRRGLDTRLLIMHNCLEAISEGRAPGPLLRRRLRQYFMIGTGRIRQTLLGLNYSRRVRDEQAVAIGLIGNMVEFTHSLVEAPGQPVPNQRARLRAVVDAIDQVRADFIAGRAPEPRPLPPPQPRELRRSPVYRLEYSIALLTEVYSSHLVAQRIPDQHERPKGLIRPGAITDPEVLRFALRASLAAICCYLFYWAVNWQGLSVSLTTCIVTALSSAGASRQKQMLRFVGATAGGVFAFVAQILILPRVQSIGGFTLALAGAVFCSIWVSTASPRIAYAGRQMALSYELVHLTDPHYNVGLTQVRDRVFGIFLGLIAMWLIFDRLWSRPAAPTMTQLFDETLDLITELPAQGSLEVGPTVKLLQETIDRNFDRIRDLADAVLLEFRRERELDLTSRRRVRSWSPLIRIIFMLRLAILRRGMVGEAGADDPRVAEAIATSTWVLKEIHGMTTVDLSKTPDPPLAARRVPIPQISAYEPAAVRIAASLATVSAYLREDVLLDLLGT from the coding sequence GTGCGCAACGAACTAGAGCCGTATCCAGGGCGCCTTGAAAAAACGGTCCAATACACTGTTGCAACCGTCCTCGCAGCCATCCTGGTATTGACCTTTCGGCTGCCGAGCGCTGTGCTCGGGGTTTACTATCCGCTCCTGCTGATGCAGGACACGCCTGCGGCGAGCTTTCGCGCAGCAAAAAAATGTATCTTGTTTCTTTTTGTTGCCGCCATCTGGGTGCTGTGCGCTGCTGTCTTTGTGCTCGGATCCTCTCTGCTGCACTTTCTCTGGGTCGTCTGCACGCTATTTCTTGCTTGCTGGTTGATTGAAGCAGGAGAGGATCATGCAGCGGCGACCAGTTTTGGGCTTTATGTGGCTACCGGAATTGACGTGCTTGATGCACAGATCTCTCCAGATGTTCGCTTTGAGACCATACTTTACATTTTGCTGAGTTTGCTCATCGGCATTGCGACCTTCCTTGCCGTTCAATACATCTTTGCCACCGACAAGGAGCCGAACGGAGTGCGGCGCGGCCTCGATACGAGGCTCTTGATCATGCATAACTGTCTTGAGGCGATCTCTGAAGGACGTGCACCAGGACCATTGCTTCGCCGACGATTGCGGCAGTATTTCATGATCGGTACCGGACGAATACGGCAGACGTTGCTCGGGCTAAACTACTCGCGACGGGTTCGTGATGAACAAGCCGTGGCCATCGGTCTCATCGGCAATATGGTTGAATTCACCCACAGTCTGGTGGAGGCGCCTGGACAGCCAGTACCCAATCAGCGGGCGCGACTGCGTGCGGTAGTGGATGCCATCGATCAGGTGCGAGCGGATTTTATTGCAGGCCGGGCACCTGAGCCGCGCCCTTTGCCTCCTCCGCAGCCACGCGAACTACGTCGCTCTCCGGTGTACAGACTTGAATACTCGATTGCCCTTCTTACAGAGGTCTACTCAAGCCACCTGGTCGCTCAACGCATCCCTGATCAGCACGAGAGACCGAAGGGGCTGATCCGGCCTGGCGCAATTACAGATCCTGAAGTTTTGCGGTTTGCGTTGCGCGCTTCGCTGGCTGCTATCTGCTGCTACCTGTTCTACTGGGCCGTAAATTGGCAGGGCCTCTCCGTCTCTCTTACCACTTGCATCGTGACGGCGCTCTCGAGTGCCGGGGCCTCTCGCCAGAAGCAGATGCTTCGCTTCGTTGGAGCAACGGCTGGCGGAGTCTTTGCCTTCGTAGCCCAAATACTCATCCTGCCGCGCGTGCAATCCATAGGAGGATTTACGTTGGCGTTAGCGGGAGCGGTCTTCTGCTCCATCTGGGTCTCCACGGCTTCACCGCGAATCGCGTATGCCGGCCGCCAGATGGCACTCTCTTATGAGCTTGTCCATCTAACTGACCCACACTACAACGTTGGTCTCACTCAGGTGCGAGATCGCGTCTTTGGAATCTTTCTCGGGTTGATTGCCATGTGGCTGATCTTTGACCGCCTCTGGTCGCGCCCCGCCGCACCTACGATGACGCAGCTATTCGATGAGACTCTCGACCTCATCACAGAGCTTCCAGCCCAGGGCAGCCTTGAAGTTGGCCCCACAGTCAAGCTGCTACAGGAGACGATTGATCGCAACTTCGATAGAATCCGCGATCTGGCTGATGCTGTATTGCTCGAATTCAGACGGGAGAGGGAACTCGACCTCACATCACGCCGTCGCGTCCGTTCATGGTCTCCTCTAATACGCATCATCTTCATGTTGCGTCTTGCGATCCTACGGCGCGGCATGGTCGGCGAAGCGGGCGCAGATGATCCACGAGTTGCAGAAGCGATCGCCACCTCCACGTGGGTGCTCAAAGAGATTCACGGCATGACTACGGTTGACCTCTCTAAAACGCCCGATCCACCGCTTGCGGCCCGTCGGGTGCCAATTCCTCAAATATCAGCGTATGAGCCCGCGGCCGTCAGAATTGCTGCTTCTCTCGCAACAGTGAGCGCCTATCTTCGCGAGGACGTGTTGCTTGATTTACTCGGAACTTGA
- a CDS encoding LysR substrate-binding domain-containing protein: MKRRNLYHWRMSEQIELRHLRYFLAVAETLHFSRAARRLGMAQPPLSQQIKRLEQLLGHALFERTTRGVKLTPAGQLLARRARSTMEKVGEDLAQVRRLGRGEEGTLTVGFSGSVMFTELPAAIQSFRRRYPKVELRLRELVTSAQIAALLNGQIDLAFLRDGDPTEGIRITTLLKEKYVAVLPEAHSLARRRTLSIKALAGEPFVMFARRMGPLAYDRTIACCERGGFSPNIVQDAPQWLTLVRLVAAGLGVSLAPACVARVAMPGAVYREVKTACRTSIDLGVKVGAEGVLAKNFIEIANRHLAD, translated from the coding sequence GTGAAACGTCGCAATCTATATCATTGGCGTATGAGTGAACAGATCGAGCTGCGACATCTGCGCTACTTCCTGGCGGTTGCAGAGACGCTTCATTTCAGCAGGGCGGCCAGGCGGTTGGGGATGGCTCAGCCTCCACTGAGCCAACAGATCAAACGGCTGGAACAGTTGCTTGGACACGCGCTGTTTGAACGGACGACGCGTGGAGTGAAGCTGACACCTGCCGGACAGCTGCTTGCGAGACGAGCGCGAAGCACGATGGAGAAAGTGGGCGAAGATCTCGCACAGGTCCGCAGACTTGGGCGCGGCGAAGAGGGGACGCTGACCGTTGGGTTCAGCGGTTCGGTGATGTTTACGGAGTTGCCTGCCGCGATTCAGAGCTTTCGGCGCCGTTATCCGAAGGTGGAACTGCGTCTGCGTGAGCTTGTGACCTCTGCACAGATCGCGGCGTTGCTCAATGGGCAGATTGATCTTGCGTTTCTGCGGGATGGAGATCCGACTGAGGGGATTCGTATTACAACGCTGTTGAAAGAAAAGTATGTGGCTGTGCTGCCAGAGGCGCACTCGTTGGCACGGCGAAGAACTCTAAGCATCAAGGCGTTGGCAGGGGAGCCGTTCGTCATGTTTGCGCGGCGAATGGGGCCGCTTGCCTACGATCGGACCATTGCGTGTTGCGAGCGGGGAGGTTTTAGCCCAAACATCGTTCAGGATGCGCCGCAATGGCTGACGCTGGTGCGGTTGGTGGCGGCAGGGCTTGGTGTGTCGCTGGCGCCGGCTTGCGTTGCGAGGGTTGCGATGCCAGGTGCCGTGTATCGGGAGGTGAAGACTGCATGCCGGACCTCGATTGATCTGGGGGTCAAAGTGGGAGCGGAGGGCGTGCTTGCCAAAAATTTTATCGAGATTGCGAATCGACACCTTGCCGATTGA
- a CDS encoding CBASS cGAMP-activated phospholipase codes for MTNNLEEDPQAVVSAIDLDLPRGKAPKPRKPKRIQVLALSGGGYRGLYGATFFEHVEKHFGCSLSSKFDLIAGTSIGALLGVSLAFEIPASIIARKIIKHGPKIFDRRRMITWTKKTFFTAPYSPKILEDAIVDTIGRSNAQLSLKAVAKPLAVVAVNYTTGAPYIFRSKGLAGAAATDATVLEAVLSSAAAPTYFPPQKVNDQTLIDGGVIANAPEVLAVSEACGTLGWPLRNLYVLGMGTASRSKGAALDTPGSPSAISWILRRELFQSTLSAQEVLAEAQCRTLLKDRYYRVNREPSEAQAYSVREFDLATKEATKTLQSLAKDSWEEHRLRQSFRTYFLD; via the coding sequence ATGACGAACAACCTTGAGGAAGATCCTCAAGCCGTGGTGTCGGCAATCGACCTGGATCTGCCCAGGGGTAAGGCGCCGAAGCCTCGCAAGCCGAAACGAATCCAGGTTCTCGCCCTTAGCGGCGGAGGATACCGGGGACTTTATGGCGCCACTTTCTTCGAGCATGTTGAGAAGCACTTCGGATGCAGCCTCTCGAGCAAATTCGACCTAATCGCTGGCACCTCGATTGGCGCGCTTCTTGGCGTCTCTCTCGCTTTTGAGATTCCGGCCTCGATCATCGCCCGCAAAATCATCAAGCATGGCCCAAAGATCTTTGACCGTAGGCGCATGATTACCTGGACGAAGAAGACCTTTTTCACCGCGCCCTACTCTCCGAAAATTCTCGAAGACGCGATTGTTGACACGATTGGACGCTCGAATGCCCAGCTCTCATTGAAGGCAGTGGCGAAGCCTCTTGCAGTGGTCGCGGTAAATTACACGACGGGTGCTCCTTACATCTTCCGCTCCAAAGGCCTGGCTGGAGCCGCTGCAACCGATGCGACTGTTCTCGAAGCGGTTCTTTCGAGCGCCGCTGCTCCCACGTATTTCCCGCCTCAGAAGGTCAATGATCAGACTCTGATTGACGGCGGCGTCATCGCAAACGCCCCAGAGGTTCTTGCCGTCAGCGAAGCGTGTGGAACTCTCGGTTGGCCCCTGCGGAATCTTTACGTCCTCGGAATGGGAACAGCCTCGCGGAGCAAAGGTGCAGCTTTGGACACGCCCGGCAGTCCGTCTGCAATCTCGTGGATCTTGAGAAGAGAACTCTTCCAGTCGACTCTATCTGCGCAGGAAGTACTTGCCGAAGCACAGTGCCGCACCCTGCTTAAGGACCGGTACTACCGTGTTAATCGAGAACCATCTGAGGCTCAGGCTTATTCAGTGCGAGAGTTTGATCTCGCAACGAAGGAAGCAACCAAGACGCTGCAGTCTCTCGCGAAGGATTCATGGGAAGAGCACCGGTTGAGGCAATCCTTTCGAACTTACTTTCTGGACTAG
- a CDS encoding biotin/lipoyl-binding protein, with the protein MDDSIDARPEVDPVGRIISMTIIASAVICLTLVIVLTSTHPRTDDATVFANFIGIAPVIEGPVVHLAVQDNQFVHKGDLLYEIDDLPYRYALQQALSEQAALEGNIRDQSRQIAGQRSAVIAQRAAQNASEAAMHRATTLIDEATADVGHAEAVVKQAQAEYDYAESNLKRTEPLLARKFVTADQVDQLRSNTKARAEQLRQAQAQLVLKQASLKAALEGQTQSVAEVGQNAAQVEQRGHEVRILDPLTTQREGRLATVEHARYNLDHCRVYAPFDARVTNLTIAEGAYAHIGDQLFTLIDARTWWTVANFREDQLVHIHPGDHARVFIMQAPNAEFSGIVDSIGFGVIPDPDVVGVLKPGLPATDRTLNWVHLAARYPVRVRILNAPAEILRVGATSLVAIQGGDHR; encoded by the coding sequence ATGGACGATTCCATTGATGCACGACCGGAAGTAGACCCGGTGGGGAGAATCATCTCGATGACAATCATTGCGAGCGCTGTTATTTGCCTCACTTTGGTCATTGTGTTGACGTCGACTCATCCACGAACAGACGACGCTACAGTGTTCGCAAATTTTATTGGGATTGCACCAGTTATAGAAGGGCCAGTAGTGCACCTGGCCGTGCAGGACAATCAGTTCGTGCACAAGGGCGATCTGCTCTATGAGATCGACGATCTGCCCTATCGTTATGCCCTTCAGCAAGCTCTGTCGGAACAGGCCGCGCTCGAAGGCAATATTCGTGACCAGTCGCGCCAGATCGCCGGTCAAAGGAGTGCCGTCATTGCTCAAAGAGCCGCGCAAAACGCTTCTGAAGCTGCGATGCACCGTGCTACAACGTTGATCGATGAGGCGACGGCCGACGTAGGACATGCGGAGGCCGTTGTTAAGCAGGCGCAGGCTGAATACGACTATGCGGAGAGCAACCTCAAGCGCACCGAGCCTTTGCTGGCCCGAAAGTTCGTGACTGCGGATCAAGTAGATCAACTGCGCTCAAACACAAAGGCCAGAGCTGAACAGCTTCGGCAGGCACAGGCGCAACTGGTGCTCAAACAGGCGTCGCTCAAAGCTGCTCTTGAAGGACAGACTCAATCGGTCGCCGAGGTTGGTCAGAATGCCGCGCAGGTCGAGCAGCGCGGGCACGAGGTCAGGATACTCGATCCTCTCACGACCCAACGCGAGGGTCGACTGGCGACCGTGGAGCATGCTCGCTACAACCTCGACCATTGTCGCGTCTACGCACCCTTCGATGCCCGCGTCACCAACCTGACGATCGCCGAAGGCGCCTATGCACATATCGGAGATCAACTATTCACTCTGATCGACGCGCGAACCTGGTGGACGGTCGCAAACTTCCGTGAGGACCAACTCGTTCACATTCATCCTGGCGATCACGCGAGGGTGTTTATTATGCAGGCCCCAAACGCGGAGTTTAGCGGTATCGTCGACAGTATCGGTTTTGGCGTTATACCCGACCCTGATGTCGTTGGGGTTTTAAAACCCGGTCTGCCGGCAACCGATCGCACGCTCAATTGGGTGCATCTGGCGGCACGTTATCCCGTTCGCGTTCGTATTCTTAACGCGCCTGCCGAAATACTGCGAGTGGGTGCCACGAGCCTTGTCGCGATTCAGGGAGGCGATCATCGCTAG
- a CDS encoding TolC family protein — protein sequence MWRIAFVCIFLPVIAHPQRAPQVPDRPWDSNRTESGLHAGPGNELKLDPTHMYTLAELIDLAELNNPETREAWAFAKGRADRLGISRSDLYPTLVAGALGATSKDGVLINDKFTLQTIGEYDLAVSLSYTLLDFGERRGHIDEDRAQLLAANFEFNQVHLKIVSRVLAAFFRLQQTQGEVAAAEANLTSARTVREAAEQRLDLGVATVPDLLEARSAEARAVYSLESVRGARLIALGDLATVLTVSPASNYKVQSLDSLPIPNELNGTAEHAINKALSQRPDLLAQMERVRAASGAITSARSEWYPRLTFQGDEDFLRAYGEQSPFPGAYAGANTYHAELSLNWTVFDGGRRRNEVEQAHASQKQAQSAVDRMRDEVSDEVWRAYSDVNTAFRQHDAATMLLTASTDSYEAALQSYRLGVRNLVDLLAAERDLADARSADITARVSVLNSLAELAYSTGDLLKTTARRPAP from the coding sequence ATGTGGAGGATTGCCTTCGTCTGCATCTTTCTGCCCGTTATCGCGCATCCGCAACGGGCTCCGCAGGTTCCTGACCGCCCGTGGGATAGCAACCGCACAGAGAGCGGTCTGCATGCGGGGCCGGGAAACGAGTTGAAACTTGACCCGACCCATATGTATACACTCGCGGAGCTGATCGATCTCGCAGAGCTAAATAATCCTGAGACCCGTGAAGCCTGGGCATTCGCCAAAGGCCGTGCAGACCGGCTAGGAATCTCCCGCTCTGACCTGTATCCCACACTGGTGGCGGGCGCGTTAGGGGCAACGTCGAAGGATGGAGTGCTGATCAATGACAAGTTTACGCTGCAAACGATCGGAGAGTACGATCTTGCCGTCAGCCTCTCCTATACGCTTCTCGATTTCGGTGAGCGTCGCGGACACATCGACGAGGACCGTGCACAGCTTCTGGCAGCCAACTTCGAATTCAACCAGGTTCACCTGAAGATTGTGAGCAGGGTACTTGCGGCCTTCTTCCGGCTTCAGCAGACTCAAGGTGAAGTTGCTGCGGCGGAGGCTAATCTAACTTCAGCGCGGACTGTGCGCGAAGCAGCCGAGCAGCGACTTGATCTTGGCGTGGCCACGGTTCCTGATCTGCTTGAAGCACGCAGCGCGGAGGCCCGTGCTGTCTATAGTCTCGAGTCGGTACGAGGAGCGCGCCTGATCGCTCTGGGCGATCTTGCAACCGTGCTCACGGTCTCTCCGGCTAGCAACTACAAAGTTCAGAGCCTCGATAGCCTCCCAATTCCGAATGAGTTGAATGGAACTGCTGAGCATGCGATCAATAAAGCGCTCTCGCAACGGCCCGATCTGCTTGCTCAGATGGAGCGGGTTCGCGCGGCCAGTGGTGCTATTACGAGCGCTCGTTCTGAGTGGTATCCGCGATTGACGTTTCAGGGTGACGAGGATTTTCTGAGGGCATATGGAGAACAAAGTCCATTTCCTGGTGCGTATGCTGGCGCAAATACCTATCATGCCGAACTTTCGCTGAACTGGACCGTGTTCGATGGTGGGCGCCGCAGGAACGAAGTCGAACAGGCACATGCTTCGCAGAAGCAAGCGCAATCGGCGGTTGATCGAATGCGCGATGAGGTGAGTGATGAGGTGTGGAGGGCGTATTCCGATGTCAACACTGCGTTCCGTCAGCACGATGCCGCGACCATGCTGTTGACCGCTTCGACGGATTCTTATGAAGCCGCGCTGCAGAGTTACAGACTTGGTGTACGCAATCTGGTTGACCTGCTGGCCGCCGAGCGCGATCTGGCCGATGCCCGTTCGGCTGACATTACGGCTCGGGTAAGCGTGCTTAACTCACTCGCGGAGCTAGCGTACAGTACGGGAGATCTCCTCAAGACCACGGCTCGGAGACCAGCGCCATGA